One Dysgonomonas mossii DNA window includes the following coding sequences:
- a CDS encoding PcfK-like family protein: protein MKATNHFQNTIKAYLDKRAEIDLLFSFRYSLPEKKLEDCVTYILNQVQKSGCNGFHDDEIFGMAVHFYDEDNIKIGKPMHNAQVAVNHVVVLTAEEKEKARQEAMQKAQDEAYRKMTQPTKKAKRVALNLQPSLFDF, encoded by the coding sequence ATGAAAGCAACAAACCATTTCCAAAATACGATAAAGGCATATTTAGACAAACGTGCAGAGATAGATTTACTTTTTTCATTCCGTTACTCCCTGCCCGAAAAGAAGTTAGAGGATTGCGTGACTTATATCCTAAACCAAGTACAGAAAAGCGGTTGCAATGGTTTTCACGATGATGAAATATTCGGCATGGCGGTACATTTCTATGACGAAGACAACATCAAAATAGGTAAACCGATGCACAATGCACAGGTAGCAGTCAATCATGTAGTCGTATTAACAGCCGAAGAAAAAGAGAAAGCACGTCAAGAGGCTATGCAAAAGGCACAAGACGAAGCCTATCGAAAAATGACACAGCCAACTAAGAAAGCCAAAAGAGTAGCATTAAATCTCCAACCAAGTCTATTTGACTTTTAA